One Bdellovibrio sp. ArHS genomic window carries:
- the nosD gene encoding nitrous oxide reductase family maturation protein NosD has translation MNFFALLSICLLSFFGTSAFSRTLEVCAHCDLQTIRSALHKAQDGDLILVKAGEYKEETLTITKSISLIGETGATIFHLGEGDTILIQAPNTTVKGFKTVGSGKSTYHDYASIKVSNTSGCLIADNQIVDSQYGIMIANSSACSVSGNNITTNSVPAGLLGDGIHLWKTTHMRLTKNTVHGHRDGIYLEFTEAGEIFDNTIRGNQRYGLHFMFSNDNTFRNNTFSGNDAGVAVMYSKRVKMLNNEYADNKGSASFGLLLKDISDSEIVGNEFLRNTVAIFMEGSNRNNIHSNRFDKNGWAIRLLSSCDSNLFQGNAFLDNTLEVATNSQTNLNTFKGNYWAHHQNVDLNQDGIVDLPYQPTSFSSYLLEKYNLSILLVGTPILKFLDWAEQMFPAISPVSLRDPEPLMPHLSRGNK, from the coding sequence ATGAACTTTTTCGCCCTTCTTTCAATATGCCTGCTTTCTTTCTTCGGCACTTCCGCATTTTCGCGAACGTTGGAAGTGTGCGCTCATTGTGACCTCCAAACGATTCGGTCTGCACTACACAAGGCCCAAGACGGCGATCTAATTCTGGTCAAGGCCGGAGAATACAAAGAAGAAACCCTGACGATCACAAAAAGCATCAGCCTTATCGGCGAAACTGGTGCCACAATTTTCCACCTGGGTGAGGGGGATACAATTCTCATTCAGGCGCCCAACACCACAGTCAAAGGATTTAAAACTGTCGGCTCTGGCAAAAGCACCTATCATGACTACGCCTCTATCAAAGTTTCTAACACCTCGGGCTGTCTGATCGCAGACAACCAGATCGTGGACTCACAATATGGAATCATGATTGCCAATTCCAGCGCCTGCAGCGTCAGCGGAAATAATATCACCACCAATTCCGTACCGGCAGGTCTTTTAGGTGATGGAATTCACCTTTGGAAAACGACACACATGCGGCTGACAAAAAACACCGTGCACGGTCATCGCGATGGCATCTATCTGGAGTTCACCGAAGCCGGAGAAATCTTCGACAATACAATCCGGGGAAATCAACGCTACGGACTGCACTTTATGTTTTCTAATGACAACACCTTTCGTAACAACACGTTCAGCGGTAACGACGCTGGTGTCGCCGTGATGTACTCTAAAAGAGTCAAAATGCTGAACAATGAATATGCGGACAACAAAGGGTCTGCCTCGTTCGGTCTTCTTTTGAAGGACATCTCGGACTCTGAGATCGTCGGCAACGAATTCCTCAGGAATACCGTGGCCATTTTTATGGAAGGTTCCAACAGAAACAATATCCATTCGAATCGTTTTGATAAAAACGGCTGGGCCATTCGCCTGCTCAGCTCGTGCGATTCGAATCTGTTTCAGGGCAACGCCTTCCTGGATAATACTCTGGAAGTCGCGACAAACTCGCAAACGAACTTAAATACCTTTAAAGGAAATTATTGGGCTCACCACCAGAATGTCGATTTGAATCAGGATGGAATTGTGGATCTTCCCTACCAACCCACCAGTTTTTCCTCATATTTACTTGAGAAATACAATCTCAGCATTCTTCTTGTGGGCACGCCGATTTTGAAATTCCTGGATTGGGCAGAGCAGATGTTTCCGGCCATTTCTCCAGTCAGTCTACGCGATCCAGAGCCTCTCATGCCGCATTTATCCCGGGGGAACAAATGA
- a CDS encoding ABC transporter ATP-binding protein produces MIEIRSLSKSYGKKKVLDRLNGKFEEGLIHGILGPNGCGKTTLIKSMLGLVHIDAGDVLLDGVPLKNCREKVSWLPQHPEAPRNTSPQELFTFIEDLRGEKAVFKDLLIREFDFSSELTKPLKALSGGNFQKCFLIATLMFDVPLIILDEPTVGLDPVAAAHFKKILMARAHKTTVLLISHITSEIEQLSDKVHFLLDGQWAYSGLVSDLESQTGVTGFESSIVHVLSKSNEVSHAKI; encoded by the coding sequence ATGATAGAAATTCGCAGTCTTAGTAAGTCTTATGGCAAAAAGAAAGTCCTGGATCGTCTGAACGGCAAGTTCGAAGAGGGATTGATTCATGGTATTCTGGGACCGAACGGTTGCGGCAAAACGACTTTGATCAAGTCCATGCTGGGACTGGTCCATATCGACGCAGGCGACGTTCTTTTAGACGGCGTGCCGTTGAAAAATTGCCGAGAAAAAGTCTCCTGGTTACCCCAACACCCCGAAGCTCCGCGCAACACCTCGCCGCAAGAACTTTTCACCTTCATCGAAGATCTGCGCGGAGAAAAAGCCGTTTTCAAAGACTTGCTGATCCGTGAATTTGATTTTTCCAGCGAACTGACAAAGCCTTTAAAGGCTCTTTCCGGCGGAAACTTTCAAAAGTGTTTTCTGATTGCGACTTTAATGTTTGATGTCCCTTTGATCATACTAGACGAGCCTACAGTGGGCTTAGATCCCGTGGCTGCCGCCCATTTTAAAAAAATTCTTATGGCCAGGGCACACAAGACCACCGTTCTTTTAATCTCGCACATTACCAGTGAAATCGAACAACTTTCTGACAAGGTCCACTTTCTTCTTGATGGCCAATGGGCCTACAGCGGTCTGGTCAGTGACCTCGAAAGTCAAACTGGCGTAACGGGCTTTGAAAGTTCGATCGTCCATGTTCTTTCTAAAAGCAATGAGGTGTCTCATGCGAAAATTTAA